The following coding sequences are from one Aliarcobacter skirrowii CCUG 10374 window:
- a CDS encoding murein transglycosylase A, translating into MRNLNLIALIFISLFFISCSQKEISFQKTPFSKIDGFFDDDLELAFEVFKKDCEKSQINPKFTNVCKLSENYNNAQKFFTENFEAYTIVDRDKNKQGLITGYYEPLLKGSFEKTSRYKYPVYGLPQDLVISDDSKLKDYRNVGRVENNRLTPYYTRAQIESKVSKSLEPILYVDNKIDLFFLQIQGSGRVELEDKTLINLAWVGQNGRAYKSIGKYLVENGIFTLEEIDGIKIKEYLNENPQKVDEILNINESYIFFKISPNIATGALNTVLTPKRNIAVDRRFIELGTPIFIKTTNPVTKEPIKKLVVAADVGGAIKGEIRADFYWGFGEEASLNSHKMREYGEIIVLEPKK; encoded by the coding sequence ATGAGAAATTTAAACTTAATAGCTCTTATTTTTATATCTCTGTTTTTTATCTCTTGTTCTCAAAAAGAGATAAGTTTTCAAAAAACACCATTTTCAAAAATTGATGGTTTTTTTGATGATGACTTAGAACTTGCCTTTGAAGTATTTAAAAAAGATTGTGAAAAATCACAAATAAATCCAAAATTTACAAATGTTTGTAAACTCTCAGAAAATTATAACAATGCCCAGAAGTTTTTTACTGAAAATTTTGAAGCCTATACTATTGTTGATAGAGATAAAAACAAACAAGGTTTAATTACAGGATATTATGAACCACTCTTAAAAGGTAGTTTTGAAAAAACTTCAAGATATAAATATCCAGTTTATGGTTTACCCCAAGATTTAGTAATTTCAGATGATAGTAAATTAAAAGATTATAGAAATGTAGGAAGAGTTGAGAACAATAGATTAACCCCATACTATACAAGAGCCCAAATAGAGTCAAAAGTGAGCAAAAGTTTAGAACCAATACTTTATGTAGATAATAAAATTGATCTATTTTTTCTTCAAATTCAAGGAAGTGGAAGAGTTGAATTAGAGGATAAAACTTTGATAAATTTAGCTTGGGTTGGTCAAAATGGAAGAGCCTATAAATCTATTGGTAAATATTTGGTAGAAAATGGAATTTTTACTCTTGAAGAGATTGATGGTATAAAAATAAAAGAGTATTTAAATGAAAACCCACAAAAAGTTGATGAGATTTTAAATATAAATGAGAGTTATATATTTTTTAAAATATCACCAAACATAGCAACAGGAGCTTTAAATACAGTTTTAACACCAAAAAGAAATATTGCTGTTGATAGAAGATTTATTGAACTTGGAACTCCTATTTTTATAAAAACAACAAATCCAGTAACAAAAGAGCCTATAAAAAAACTCGTAGTTGCTGCTGATGTAGGTGGTGCAATAAAGGGTGAAATTAGAGCTGATTTTTATTGGGGATTTGGAGAAGAGGCTAGTTTAAACTCTCACAAAATGAGAGAATATGGTGAAATAATAGTTTTAGAACCAAAAAAATAG
- the dnaK gene encoding molecular chaperone DnaK: MSKVIGIDLGTTNSCVAVYENGEAKIIPNKEGKNTTPSIVAFTDKGEILVGDPAKRQAITNPEKTIYSIKRIMGLMMNEPNAKEAQGKVGYKIVDRNGAAAVEIAGKVYTPQEISAKILGKLKADAEEYLGSKVTDAVITVPAYFNDAQRKATQEAGTIAGLNVLRIINEPTAASLAYGLDKKGEEKVLVYDLGGGTFDVTVLEIGDGTFEVLSTDGNAFLGGDDFDNAIIDWLAKEFKDENGFDIKNDKMALQRLKDAAENAKKELSSAESTEINLPFISMGNAGPVHLVKSLTRAKFESMTEHLINETLGHIKTALKDANLDKGEIDEIIMVGGSTRLPKANQVVRDFFGKDLNKGVNPDEVVAAGAAVQAGVLRGDVKDVLLLDVTPLSLGIETLGGVMTKLIEKGTTIPVKKSQVFSTADDNQPAVSIHVCQGEREFAKDNKSLGMFELSDIPAAPRGVPQIEVTFDIDANGVLNVSAKDKGTGKENKITISGSSGLSDDEIAKMVAEAEANKETDAKKKALIEVRNQADAMLHSTRKTLEENENAISEDEKKAIIDAAADLEETLKDENATKEQIEEKLKVLTEKSHKLAEAMYKKDGEQGQGGQANQQAKKDDDVIDAEVE, encoded by the coding sequence ATGAGTAAAGTTATTGGTATAGATTTAGGAACAACAAACTCTTGTGTTGCAGTTTATGAAAATGGTGAAGCAAAAATTATTCCAAACAAAGAGGGTAAAAATACTACTCCATCAATAGTTGCATTTACAGATAAAGGTGAAATTTTAGTTGGAGATCCAGCAAAAAGACAAGCTATTACAAACCCTGAAAAAACAATTTATTCTATTAAAAGAATTATGGGTCTTATGATGAATGAGCCAAATGCAAAAGAGGCTCAAGGTAAAGTTGGATATAAAATTGTAGATAGAAATGGAGCAGCAGCAGTTGAGATTGCTGGAAAAGTTTATACTCCTCAAGAGATTTCAGCAAAAATTTTAGGAAAATTAAAGGCTGATGCTGAAGAGTATTTAGGTTCAAAAGTTACAGATGCAGTTATAACTGTACCTGCATATTTTAATGATGCACAAAGAAAAGCGACTCAAGAAGCTGGAACAATTGCAGGTCTTAATGTATTAAGAATTATCAATGAGCCAACAGCAGCATCACTTGCTTATGGACTTGATAAAAAAGGTGAAGAGAAAGTTTTAGTTTATGATTTAGGTGGAGGAACTTTTGACGTTACAGTTCTAGAGATTGGTGATGGAACATTTGAAGTATTAAGTACAGATGGAAATGCATTCTTAGGTGGAGATGATTTTGATAATGCAATTATTGATTGGCTTGCAAAAGAGTTCAAAGATGAGAATGGATTTGATATTAAAAATGACAAAATGGCACTTCAAAGATTAAAAGATGCTGCTGAAAATGCTAAAAAAGAGCTAAGTAGTGCTGAAAGTACAGAGATTAACTTACCATTTATCTCTATGGGAAATGCAGGACCAGTTCACTTAGTTAAATCTCTAACAAGAGCAAAATTTGAGTCAATGACTGAACATTTAATCAATGAGACTTTAGGTCACATCAAAACAGCTTTAAAAGATGCAAATTTAGATAAAGGTGAAATTGATGAGATTATCATGGTTGGTGGATCTACAAGATTACCAAAAGCAAATCAAGTTGTAAGAGATTTCTTTGGAAAAGATTTAAACAAAGGTGTAAATCCAGATGAAGTTGTTGCTGCTGGAGCTGCTGTTCAAGCTGGAGTTTTAAGAGGTGATGTTAAAGATGTTCTTTTATTAGATGTTACGCCACTTTCTTTGGGAATTGAGACTTTAGGTGGAGTTATGACAAAACTTATTGAAAAAGGAACAACAATTCCAGTTAAAAAATCTCAAGTTTTCTCAACAGCTGATGATAATCAACCAGCAGTTTCTATTCATGTTTGCCAAGGAGAAAGAGAGTTTGCAAAAGATAATAAATCTTTAGGTATGTTTGAATTATCAGATATTCCAGCAGCTCCAAGAGGTGTTCCTCAAATTGAAGTAACATTTGATATTGATGCAAACGGTGTTTTAAATGTAAGTGCAAAAGATAAAGGTACTGGAAAAGAGAATAAAATTACAATCTCTGGAAGCTCTGGATTAAGTGATGATGAGATTGCAAAAATGGTAGCTGAAGCTGAAGCAAATAAAGAGACAGATGCTAAGAAAAAAGCTTTAATTGAAGTTAGAAATCAAGCAGATGCTATGCTTCACTCTACAAGAAAAACTTTAGAAGAGAATGAAAATGCAATTAGCGAAGATGAGAAAAAAGCTATTATTGATGCAGCAGCAGATTTGGAAGAGACTTTAAAAGATGAAAATGCTACAAAAGAGCAAATTGAAGAGAAGTTAAAAGTTTTAACTGAAAAATCTCATAAATTAGCAGAAGCTATGTATAAAAAAGATGGTGAGCAAGGACAAGGTGGACAAGCAAACCAACAAGCAAAAAAAGATGACGATGTTATCGATGCAGAGGTAGAGTAA
- the grpE gene encoding nucleotide exchange factor GrpE, whose protein sequence is MSENKNEELLKEENNIECNQQEIDDKNDCCEKKDECCSGEKKEDSLEDVIARLEDELKQSEDKFLRVHADFENIKKRLEREKYQAIDYASEKFAKDLLTPLDTLEMALASANANISAEELLPKLKEGIELTIKSFITTFEKHNITKIDTDGEFDPNVHNAVMQVDSPEHTSGQIVNELQKGYMLKDRLLRPSMVSIAN, encoded by the coding sequence ATGAGCGAAAACAAAAATGAAGAGCTTTTAAAAGAAGAGAATAATATTGAGTGTAATCAACAAGAAATTGATGATAAAAATGATTGTTGTGAAAAAAAAGATGAGTGTTGTTCTGGTGAAAAAAAAGAGGATAGCTTAGAAGATGTTATAGCTAGGCTTGAAGATGAGTTAAAACAGAGTGAAGATAAATTTTTAAGAGTACATGCAGATTTTGAAAATATTAAAAAAAGATTAGAAAGAGAGAAATATCAAGCAATTGATTATGCAAGTGAAAAGTTTGCAAAAGATCTGTTAACTCCTCTTGATACTTTAGAGATGGCATTAGCATCTGCTAATGCAAATATTAGTGCCGAAGAGTTACTTCCAAAACTAAAAGAGGGAATTGAACTTACAATTAAAAGTTTTATAACAACTTTTGAAAAGCACAATATTACAAAAATAGATACAGATGGTGAGTTTGATCCAAATGTTCACAATGCAGTTATGCAAGTTGATAGCCCTGAGCACACATCTGGACAAATTGTAAATGAGTTACAAAAAGGTTATATGTTAAAAGATAGATTGCTTAGACCTTCAATGGTTAGCATAGCAAACTAA
- a CDS encoding heat-shock protein: MLDKKEFLLQSIIKAYIEHLEPIGSTQLKSMYDLEYSTATIRGYFKKLVDEGFLAQEHISSGRTPTNEALKQYWIDRLNFSLGGVNIKAIEEMSKRVGLCVFLKRDNSDILKNLINVENRYIILEFSSFAVTIKYSSALFKFLGDFVQISLNDILKVSKEVGAYELYTNINDSLQSKDLKIFNYKEFLSLALEKDFDEFTINRFLKGTILDELKEGLYFDGFLPQNYIAICKLCKIDNEETKMFVIGELSKDYEYFFKQIINF; encoded by the coding sequence TTGTTAGATAAAAAAGAGTTTTTATTACAATCAATTATAAAAGCATATATCGAACATTTAGAACCAATTGGTTCAACTCAATTAAAATCTATGTACGATCTAGAGTACTCAACTGCTACAATCAGAGGTTATTTTAAAAAATTAGTAGATGAGGGTTTTTTAGCTCAAGAGCACATAAGTAGTGGAAGAACTCCTACAAATGAAGCTTTAAAACAGTATTGGATAGATAGACTTAATTTCTCGCTTGGTGGAGTTAATATCAAAGCGATAGAAGAGATGTCAAAAAGAGTTGGTCTTTGTGTTTTTCTAAAAAGAGATAACAGTGATATTTTAAAAAATTTAATAAATGTTGAAAATAGATACATAATCTTAGAGTTTTCAAGTTTTGCAGTTACTATAAAATATAGTAGTGCACTTTTTAAATTTTTAGGTGATTTTGTACAGATTTCTTTAAATGATATTTTAAAAGTATCAAAAGAGGTTGGAGCTTATGAACTTTATACAAATATCAATGATAGTTTACAAAGTAAAGATTTAAAAATTTTTAACTATAAAGAGTTTTTATCACTAGCTTTAGAAAAAGATTTTGATGAGTTCACGATAAATAGATTTTTAAAAGGAACTATTTTGGATGAGTTAAAAGAGGGCTTATATTTTGATGGTTTTCTACCTCAAAACTATATAGCAATATGTAAATTGTGCAAAATAGACAATGAAGAGACAAAAATGTTTGTCATTGGTGAATTATCAAAAGATTATGAATATTTTTTTAAACAAATTATAAATTTTTAA
- a CDS encoding energy-coupling factor ABC transporter ATP-binding protein, producing the protein MSCSINLKDISYKKDEKILFENVSFDLGHKEKIAIIGKNGVGKSTLLKIIAGLKNQNSGTIDIFHNKINKKEDYEKYRDEIAYLPQDIDNFFLSITVIEDVMFSLLALGVKKAEAYKKSLDILKSLDILHLENRVIYDLSGGEKKLVALAAILIKEPKILLLDEPTNNLDDDGEKKLIDILKSIEKSMIIVSHQKTFIDSLVEKIYILEEKTLKVY; encoded by the coding sequence ATGAGTTGTTCAATAAATTTAAAAGATATTTCATATAAAAAAGATGAGAAGATTTTATTTGAAAATGTAAGTTTTGATTTAGGACACAAAGAGAAAATTGCTATTATTGGTAAAAATGGAGTTGGAAAATCAACACTTCTTAAAATAATAGCTGGTTTAAAAAATCAAAACAGTGGAACAATAGATATTTTTCATAATAAAATCAACAAAAAAGAGGATTATGAAAAATATAGAGATGAAATAGCATATTTACCTCAAGATATAGATAACTTTTTTTTGTCTATTACTGTAATTGAAGATGTTATGTTCTCTTTATTGGCTTTGGGAGTAAAAAAAGCTGAAGCATATAAAAAAAGCTTAGATATCTTAAAAAGCTTAGATATTTTGCATTTAGAAAATAGAGTAATTTATGATTTAAGTGGTGGAGAGAAAAAACTCGTAGCTTTAGCAGCTATTTTAATAAAAGAGCCAAAAATATTACTTCTTGATGAGCCAACAAATAACTTAGATGATGATGGTGAAAAAAAGCTTATTGATATTTTAAAAAGTATAGAAAAATCAATGATAATTGTATCTCATCAAAAAACCTTTATAGATAGCTTAGTTGAAAAGATTTATATATTAGAAGAGAAAACTTTAAAAGTTTACTAA
- a CDS encoding energy-coupling factor transporter transmembrane component T family protein has product MSLNPAISLLSAVGFSLILSFSKFELFFILPLIFLIYLNYKNILNILRKLLFLNFFVLVLTLFLYFETNINEALNLFLKVNFILLFNLLLFYSSNGFDIVKAFMILKFPKKFNSTLYFTVKSIFDLNMEFKNIKESLKARNFKAKTDIFTYKTYGNIFGILFLKTIKNSEKLKDSFKARGFKGEIFINYENSFSLVDSILIFLISIIIFLKVVL; this is encoded by the coding sequence TTGAGTTTAAATCCAGCTATCTCTTTGTTGAGTGCAGTTGGATTTAGTTTGATTTTGAGTTTCTCAAAATTTGAACTATTTTTTATACTTCCTCTGATTTTTCTTATATATTTAAACTATAAAAATATTTTAAATATTTTAAGAAAACTACTATTTTTAAACTTTTTTGTGCTTGTATTAACTCTTTTTTTATATTTTGAAACTAATATAAATGAAGCTTTAAATCTCTTTTTAAAAGTAAATTTCATACTTTTATTTAATCTTTTACTATTTTACTCTTCAAATGGTTTTGATATTGTAAAAGCTTTTATGATTTTAAAATTTCCTAAAAAGTTTAATTCTACTTTATATTTTACTGTTAAATCTATTTTTGATTTAAATATGGAGTTTAAAAATATAAAAGAGTCTTTAAAGGCCAGAAACTTTAAAGCAAAAACAGATATTTTTACATATAAAACCTACGGAAATATTTTTGGAATACTATTTTTAAAAACTATTAAAAATAGTGAAAAACTAAAAGATAGTTTTAAAGCAAGAGGTTTTAAAGGTGAAATTTTTATAAATTATGAAAATAGTTTTAGTTTAGTTGATTCTATTTTGATATTTTTAATATCAATTATAATTTTTTTAAAGGTAGTTTTATGA
- a CDS encoding CbiM family transporter produces MHISDGILTLEVTVVSTTVATLFLIYSFKNLSNDKIALASAFSALFFVASFIHIPFGFTQIHLMLLGFIGIFLGSVAIFSISLALILQALLLGYGGVSSLGANVLIIAIPAYFVFLLFKINILKKLNEKIKFFIIGFSGVFLSAIMMFILLVFSKQEYKNAAYSIVLVNIPTMILEGLITLFLFLYIKKTMPNLFKGLNI; encoded by the coding sequence ATGCATATTAGTGATGGTATTTTAACTCTTGAAGTTACAGTAGTTTCGACTACTGTTGCTACTTTATTTTTAATATACTCTTTTAAAAATTTATCAAATGATAAAATAGCACTAGCGTCTGCTTTTAGTGCTCTTTTTTTTGTAGCTTCATTTATTCATATACCCTTTGGATTTACTCAAATTCATCTAATGCTTTTAGGTTTTATTGGAATTTTTTTGGGAAGTGTTGCAATATTTTCTATATCTTTGGCACTTATTTTACAAGCTTTGCTTTTGGGGTACGGAGGAGTTAGCTCTTTAGGAGCAAATGTTTTAATAATAGCAATTCCCGCATATTTTGTATTTTTATTATTTAAAATTAATATTTTAAAAAAGTTAAATGAAAAAATAAAGTTTTTTATAATTGGATTTAGTGGAGTTTTTTTATCAGCTATTATGATGTTTATTCTTTTGGTTTTTTCAAAACAAGAGTATAAAAATGCAGCATATTCAATAGTTCTTGTAAATATTCCAACAATGATTTTAGAAGGGTTAATTACACTTTTTTTGTTTTTATATATAAAAAAAACAATGCCAAATTTATTTAAAGGATTAAATATATGA
- a CDS encoding DUF4198 domain-containing protein: protein MKKVISALALTALFANAHFLTLLPTSDNIEDKKDANIKIEAMFIHPFEQSGMNMEKPKGIFVNNSKNSLPLKERKKFEHKAWETSYSIDKPAVYKFFVQPEPYFEESEGLFISHVPKVIVSAFGVEDGWDEPIGLKYEIVPLTKPFALYAGNIFQGIVLKDGKPQANVEVEVELYNEFDLKAPTSSHITQSIKTDKNGVFSFVMNHKGWWGFAALIEEGEKELNGKKYPIENGALLWLKAY from the coding sequence ATGAAAAAAGTAATTTCAGCTTTAGCATTAACAGCTCTTTTTGCAAATGCACATTTTTTAACTCTTCTTCCAACTAGTGATAATATCGAAGATAAAAAAGATGCAAATATCAAAATAGAGGCTATGTTTATTCACCCTTTTGAACAAAGTGGTATGAATATGGAGAAACCAAAAGGTATTTTTGTAAATAACAGTAAAAACTCTCTACCTTTAAAAGAGAGAAAAAAGTTTGAACACAAAGCTTGGGAAACTTCATATTCAATAGATAAACCAGCAGTTTATAAGTTTTTTGTACAACCTGAGCCTTATTTTGAAGAGTCAGAAGGTTTATTTATAAGCCATGTTCCAAAAGTGATAGTTAGTGCTTTTGGTGTTGAAGATGGATGGGATGAGCCAATTGGTTTAAAATATGAGATAGTTCCACTTACAAAACCTTTTGCTCTTTATGCTGGAAATATTTTTCAAGGTATAGTTTTAAAAGATGGAAAACCACAAGCAAATGTTGAGGTAGAAGTTGAACTTTATAATGAGTTTGATTTAAAAGCTCCAACATCTTCACATATTACTCAAAGTATTAAAACAGATAAAAATGGAGTTTTCTCTTTTGTGATGAATCATAAAGGTTGGTGGGGATTTGCAGCACTTATTGAAGAGGGAGAAAAAGAGCTAAATGGTAAAAAATACCCTATTGAAAATGGTGCATTACTTTGGTTAAAAGCTTACTAA
- the hypA gene encoding hydrogenase/urease nickel incorporation protein HypA has translation MHEYSIVQSLLESCEEHAKSNDAKKVTKVVVKIGVLSGVEPELLQTAFDTFKEKTICESAEFSINIQKVEIFCNRCNANSTLQKNEFACPKCQSVDLKVTDGEDMYLMSLELE, from the coding sequence ATGCACGAATACTCAATTGTTCAATCACTACTAGAGAGTTGCGAAGAACACGCAAAGTCAAATGATGCAAAAAAAGTTACAAAAGTAGTTGTAAAAATTGGAGTTTTAAGTGGAGTTGAGCCAGAACTTCTTCAAACAGCTTTTGATACTTTTAAAGAGAAAACTATTTGTGAGAGTGCAGAATTTTCAATAAATATTCAAAAAGTTGAGATTTTTTGTAATAGATGCAATGCTAATTCAACGTTACAAAAAAATGAGTTTGCTTGCCCAAAATGCCAAAGTGTTGATTTAAAAGTAACAGATGGTGAAGATATGTATCTTATGAGTTTGGAATTAGAGTAA
- the hypE gene encoding hydrogenase expression/formation protein HypE, whose translation MTKTITLAHGNGGVENSELIKEVFYKAFKNEILEKSEDAAVIQNGTLAFSTDSFTVTPLFFNGANIGKLAICGTCNDLAMMGAKPKYLTCSVIIEEGFEVEQLEIIVNSMKEELAKNEAIIVSGDTKVVPKGAVDKIFINTTGIGEVLYSGISSNNITQDDLILVSRDIGAHGATIFTAREGIDMNSNLKSDCSSLYPLVKALIDANIKITALRDATRGGVSAVLNEWAKQSNICIEVEEEQIPISDEVKGICEMLGFEATNLANEGTFLLAISKDDATKAIEVLHTFPEASNASIIGKVTSQYPQKVILNSSWGTKRFLDTPTGELLPRIC comes from the coding sequence ATGACAAAAACAATAACATTAGCACACGGAAATGGTGGAGTTGAAAATAGTGAGTTAATAAAAGAGGTTTTTTATAAAGCTTTTAAAAATGAGATTTTAGAAAAGAGTGAAGATGCAGCAGTTATTCAAAATGGAACATTAGCATTTAGTACAGATAGTTTTACAGTTACTCCTCTTTTTTTTAATGGAGCAAATATAGGAAAACTTGCCATTTGTGGAACTTGCAACGATTTAGCAATGATGGGAGCAAAACCAAAATATCTTACTTGTTCAGTTATCATAGAAGAGGGATTTGAAGTAGAACAGCTTGAAATTATTGTAAACTCTATGAAAGAAGAGTTAGCAAAAAATGAAGCGATAATTGTAAGTGGTGATACAAAAGTAGTTCCAAAAGGTGCTGTTGATAAGATTTTTATAAATACAACTGGTATTGGAGAAGTTCTTTATAGTGGAATTAGCTCAAACAATATTACACAAGATGACTTAATTCTTGTAAGCCGTGACATAGGAGCTCATGGAGCTACAATATTTACTGCACGTGAAGGTATAGATATGAACTCAAATTTAAAAAGTGACTGTAGCTCTTTATATCCTTTAGTAAAAGCCTTGATAGATGCTAACATTAAAATAACAGCTCTTAGAGATGCTACAAGAGGAGGAGTGAGTGCTGTATTAAACGAATGGGCGAAGCAATCAAATATTTGTATAGAAGTAGAAGAAGAACAAATTCCTATTAGTGATGAGGTAAAAGGAATTTGTGAAATGCTTGGATTTGAAGCTACAAATTTAGCAAATGAAGGAACATTTTTACTCGCAATTTCAAAAGATGATGCTACAAAAGCTATTGAAGTTTTACATACTTTTCCTGAAGCTTCAAACGCTTCTATTATTGGAAAAGTAACTTCTCAATACCCACAAAAAGTTATTTTAAATAGTTCTTGGGGAACAAAAAGATTTTTAGATACACCAACTGGTGAACTGCTTCCAAGGATTTGTTAA
- the hypD gene encoding hydrogenase formation protein HypD — translation MEKELQLKDLYDGFRDAKTIKAYKKLIDEDLKDYDKTINIMEVCGGHTHTIMKYGIPQLINKKINFIHGPGCPVCVMPKDRIDSAYILSLQKDLILVTLGDMIKVPGSKGSLQKARSQGADVRFVYSPMDCLKIADENKDKIVVFFAIGFETTTPMTCALLEQVIKQDIKNILFSINHITVPEVMRVLVEDKNCKIDAFLGPSHVSVISGSKIYEEFPKNYNKPVVVSGFEPVDVMQSISMIVKQFKEKRANLEIEYKRVVSYDGNLKAQELINRYFKKVPFKFRGIGEVENSGYELKDEFDKYNAKIVYKDILPTQEVKENKACKCPEILKGVAKPTDCKIFGTVCTPTNPIGSCMVSSEGACSAYYKYGNLL, via the coding sequence ATGGAAAAAGAGTTACAACTAAAAGATTTATATGATGGCTTTCGTGATGCTAAAACTATAAAAGCATATAAAAAATTAATAGATGAAGATTTAAAAGATTATGATAAAACTATAAATATTATGGAAGTTTGTGGAGGGCATACTCATACTATTATGAAGTATGGAATACCACAACTAATAAATAAAAAAATAAATTTTATTCATGGACCTGGTTGTCCTGTTTGTGTTATGCCAAAAGATAGAATAGATAGTGCTTATATTTTAAGTTTACAAAAAGATCTGATACTTGTAACACTTGGAGATATGATAAAAGTTCCAGGAAGTAAAGGGAGTTTACAAAAAGCAAGAAGCCAAGGTGCTGATGTGAGATTTGTTTATTCTCCAATGGATTGTTTAAAAATAGCAGATGAGAACAAAGATAAAATAGTAGTCTTTTTTGCAATAGGTTTTGAAACAACAACTCCAATGACATGTGCTTTATTAGAACAAGTGATAAAACAAGATATAAAAAATATTCTATTTTCTATAAATCATATAACAGTTCCAGAGGTTATGAGAGTTTTAGTAGAAGATAAAAACTGCAAAATAGATGCTTTTTTAGGACCATCTCATGTAAGTGTTATTAGTGGAAGCAAAATATATGAAGAGTTCCCAAAAAATTATAATAAACCAGTTGTTGTAAGTGGATTTGAACCAGTTGATGTTATGCAAAGTATCTCAATGATAGTAAAACAGTTCAAAGAAAAAAGAGCTAATTTGGAAATCGAGTATAAAAGAGTTGTATCTTATGATGGAAATCTAAAAGCTCAAGAGCTTATAAACAGATACTTTAAAAAAGTTCCTTTTAAATTTAGAGGAATAGGTGAGGTTGAAAATAGTGGTTATGAACTAAAAGATGAGTTTGATAAATATAATGCAAAAATAGTTTATAAAGATATATTACCAACACAAGAAGTAAAAGAGAATAAAGCTTGTAAATGTCCTGAGATTTTAAAAGGTGTTGCAAAACCAACTGATTGCAAAATCTTTGGAACTGTGTGTACTCCAACAAATCCTATTGGTTCTTGTATGGTGAGCTCAGAGGGTGCTTGTAGTGCTTATTATAAATATGGGAATTTACTATAA
- a CDS encoding HypC/HybG/HupF family hydrogenase formation chaperone — protein MCLSIPSKIKSIDPEMNTCVVDTMGVERSASLDLIDEEVKVGDYVLIHIGFAMNKIDEEYALESLKLYEKIIEEIEQEDRLAEIEESQNCQNR, from the coding sequence ATGTGTTTATCAATACCATCAAAAATAAAAAGTATAGACCCTGAGATGAATACTTGCGTAGTTGATACTATGGGAGTAGAAAGAAGTGCTAGTTTAGATTTAATAGATGAAGAGGTAAAAGTAGGAGATTATGTTTTAATTCATATTGGTTTTGCTATGAATAAAATAGATGAAGAGTATGCCCTAGAATCACTAAAGCTTTATGAAAAGATAATAGAAGAGATTGAGCAAGAGGATAGGTTAGCAGAAATTGAAGAGTCTCAAAATTGTCAAAACAGATAG